TGGGCAGGTGGTCGATGTCGGGCCGCCGGAGCATTTCCATCGGCAGGTAGCCGGGCGCGTCTTTGTTTTGAATCCCGCTGCGGAGATCAACCCGCGGACGCTTCAGTCTGCCGCCATGCGCGCGGAGGGCGTCATCGATGCCACGATCCGCTCCGGCCGCGTGAGGTGTGTGCTGAAGGCTGAAGCAGGCCGGGAATGCCTTGAAACGGGCCAGACTGGGCCGCTTACCTCGGAGATGGAGGAGGGCGTGCCGAACTTTGAGGATGCCTTTATGGCGTTGGCGCGGCACCACGAGATTCATATCCCCGAGGCCGATCCAGAGACGCAGAGTGCTGCCAATGCCGAGCGTAAACCAGCCATCGTAGTAAAGGACCTGGTCAAGCGTTTCGGGGACTTCGCAGCGGTGCAGGGGATCAACTTCAGTGTGGCGCCGGGGGAGGTCTTCGGCTTGCTCGGCCCCAATGGCGCGGGCAAGACCACGACCTTTCGCATGCTCTGCGGGCTTATGCGTGTGAGTGAGGGAGAGGTGCTCATCGCGGGGCGAGACCTGCGGCACTCACCCAGTGAGGCGCGCTCCCGTCTAGGCTACATGGCGCAGCAGTTTTCGCTCTATCGACAGCTCTCGGTGCTCACGAACCTGAAGTTTTACGGTCAGGCCTATGGGCTGCACGGGCGGCGGCTGCGTGAGCGTATCGACTGGGCACTGGAGGAGTTTGACCTCAAAGACCGGCGACGCGACGACGCAGAAGACCTGCCCGGTGGCTACCGGCAGCGTCTGGCGATGGCTACGGCCATGCTGCATGACCCGGACATCCTTTTTCTCGACGAGCCGACCTCGGGTGCAGACCCGTTGGCGCGGCGGGAGTTCTGGCTGCGTATCAACGGCTTTGCCCAGCAGGGGGTGACCGTCCTCGTGACCACGCACTTCATGGAAGAGGCCGAGTACTGCGACCGGATGATTATCATGTCCCGTGGGACTGAGCTGGCACACGGGCGTCCCGCCGAAATCCGTGAGCTGGTCCGCTCAGATGAGCACACCGATCCCACGATCGAGGACGCCTTTGTGGTGCTGGCCCGCCGGGCTCAGGAGGAGGCCGGCGAATGAACAAGGGCTTTAACAAAGCACACCTCCTGCGCTTACGTGGTTTCCTGCGTAAGGAGGCGCTGCAGATCCGTCGTGACCCGAGCAGCATCCTGCTGGCGCTGGTGCTGCCGATCTTGCTGCTCGTCCTGCTCGGCTACGGCGTATCGCTCAACCCGGTCAATGTCCCGCTGGCCTGGGTGGATGACAGTCCCTCGGAAGCCTCGCGGGATCTGCGGGGTTCCTTTGAGGGTAACTCTTACTATGTGCTGACGACGTGTGCCTCGCTGCATGAGGCGCAGCAACTGGTCGAGACCGGGCGGGTGGACGGCATCATCCATCTGCAAAGTGATTTTGACCGCCGGGTCGCCCGTGGCGAGACCGCTCCGGTGCAGCTCCTGCTCAACGGCGTGGACGCCAACCGTGCCAATATCGTGCGCGGCTATGTCGGGGCGACACTGGGCGTATGGACGCAGAAGCGAGCCTCCTGGGGTACGCCGGTGGCGCAGAGCGGGGCCGTGGTCAACGCGCGCCTGTGGTTTAATGCCGCCAGCGAGAGCCGCAACTTTCTCGTGCCGGGCCTGATCGTGATTATCATGACCGTGACGGGGACGCTGCTCACGGCGCTCATTATCGCCCGTGAAAGCGAACGCGGCACACTGGAGGCCATTCTGGCCACACCGCTGCGGGTCTATGAATTTCTGATCGGGAAGACGCTGCCGTACTTCGTGCTCGGCATGCTCGGTTTCTTTCTATCGGTGGCCGGAGGCATCTTTGTATTCGGAGTGCCGCTGCGCGGCTCGTTCTGGCTGCTGACACTTTGCAGCAGCGTCTTCCTGCTCGCAGCGCTTGGTCTGGGGCTGGCGTTGTCGGCGCGGGTGCGGGTACAGTTTGTGGCGGCACAGCTTTCGATGATTATCGGCTTCCTCCCGGCCTTCTTCCTGTCGGGACTGATCTTCGACCTGCATAGCACGCCGGATTTTGTCCAGGCGCTCAGCTATCTGGTGCCCGCGCGTTATTTCGTGTCGATCTGCCAGACGCTTTTCCTGGCCGGAGACGTCTGGTCCGTGGTCGGCCCGGCCTTGCTCGCGCTGTCATTCTTTGGCGTGCTCTTTTTTGTCCTGGCCCGCAAGAACCTCAGCCTGAGGATTAAGCGATGAAGACCGCCCTGCGACGTCTGTGGACCCTGATCCTGAAGGAGTTTATGCTCATCCTGCGCGACCCGAAAAGCCGCATGGTGGTGATCAGCCCGCCGATTCTGCAGTTTTTTCTTTTCGGCTATGCGGCGACCTTTGACGTGTCGCATGTGCGCTATGCCTACCTCGACGAATCCCGCTCAGCGGCTTCGCGGACGCTGCTGGCCGCCTTTGACGGGAGCGATGCCTTTGAGCTGACCGATGTGCTGCAATCCCCGCAGCAGTTCGATGCGATGATCGATGCGAGGAAGGTCGCTCTGATCATTCATATCGGGCAGAGCTTTGAAAGGGATTTGGCGGCGGGGCGTCCGGCGCAGGTGCAGATCATTGGGGATGGGCGCAACTCGAACGTCGCTACCGTCGCTATCGGCTATGCGGGGGAGATCGTGGAGGCGTTTAACCGGGACCCGTGGGGTGCCTCGGCCATGCCGGAAACGGTACGGCTGGTGGACCGCGCCTGGTACAACTCGAACCTGTTGAGCCGCTGGTTTATCGTATCGGCGCTGGCGGCCACGATTGGGATGGTTATCGTGCTGCTGCTGGCCAGTCTCTCCGTGGCACGCGAACGCGAGTTTGGCACCTTTGACCAACTCATGGTGGCGCCGTTTCGACCGTGGGAAATCCTCGTCGGTAAGTCCGTACCGGGGATAGCCTTTGGGCTGCTGGATGGGTTGCTGCTATCGCTGGGGGCGATCTATTGGTTTGATGTGCCCTTCCGGGGGACGTTTATGGCCCTGGTGCCAGCGCTACTGGTTTTCTTTGTCTCCATCGTAGGAGTGGGGCTGTTGATCTCCTCCCTCTCGCTGACGATGCAGCAGGGGCTGCTCGGGGCTTTTACGTTTATCATGCCGTCGGTGATTCTGTCGGGCTTCGCCACGCCGGTCTCGAACATGCCCGAGTGGCTGCAGACGGTGACGCTCGTCAATCCGTTACGCTACGCGGTGCATGCGCTCAGGGACATATTCCTGCAAGGGGCAGACCTGCCTCAGGTGTGGCCGCAAATCTGGCCCATGATCCTGATCGCGTGTGTGACCTTGCCGCTGGCGGCATGGATGTTCCGCAATCGAACCGAGTAGCGTCTAGGAGACCGCTTGTGGCTTTTTGCGGGCAGGGCGCTTACGAGCCGGTTCCTGCGGGCGGAGGTTGAGGGGACGGTTTTCCAGCCATTTGCCTTCCACCAACGTGATGCGGGGAGAGGTTGGGATACCACGCTCGCCCTGATGAATCATCGAGACGAGATTGTCTGCGGCAACGCGGCCGATCTGCTCGGCATCTTCATAAATACCGGATAGATCCCACTGCCGGTGTGGCAGAAAGGCGCAGGCGAGGGTTAGCTCATCGACAGGCAAGCCAGCTTCGCGGGCACGCTCTTCGATGTCGGGTGGCCCCAGGATTGCGGTAGGGCGGTAGCGTTCGTACCACTGAGCGATCTTTTTCGGATGGCAGTCGGTGGGGTGCAGCGGGGGCAGGGGGATCGCTTTGTTGACGATGAAACTCTCGGAGAGATACCCGGCGAGCATGTTGTTGTTCATGCGGTCATCGTGGATGGCCAGATAGCCGATGCGTTCATGCCCGGCGGCGTGGAGCTTGCGAATCACCGTGACGGCGCCATTATACTGAGAAGCGGCAACGGTGTGCAGCTGCGGTTTTTTCAGGGAAAAACCGAAGGTGATTGCGGCGAAATGCTCCCACGGAAAATCGATCTCCATGTGCGGGTTGGGCTGAGGGCACACCAGAATACCCTGAATGTTTCGCGAACGCAGGATCTGCCCGAGCCGGCTCGCGGTGAGGCCCTTTTCGCCTAGGTCAAAGATTTCGATTCCATAGCCGTGGGTCCGAGCCTGGTCTCTGGCCGCTTCGTAGAAGCGTTTATAGATGAAGTTCTTCCACTGAAACTGCGGGGTTGTGGTGGCCAGCCAGGCGAGCGTCCCCTGAAAGGCGGCATCCTGCTTCTTGTAGCGGTAAACAGAGAGCGCAGTCAGCATCGGATCGGGAAGGTAGCCGATGTCCTCGGCGATTTTCTTGATCCGGTCACAGGTCTCCGGCGCTATGTTCGGGTGCCGCTTGAGTGCGAGTGAGACCGTCGAGCGATGCACCTTGGCGATGCGTGCTACATCCATCTGCGTGGGGCGACGGTTGCTGTCGGGGTTCACGTGCTCAATTACAGGGAGCCCGGCGGGGAGCGTCAAGTAAGGAGCGTGCAAGCAGCTCTCCTCTGAGATAGGCTTCTGACCGTTGGATTTCTGCTCGCTTGCGCTCATTACTCGCTCCCTTGAGATGTCTCCAGGCTGACTAATCCGTGTACGATTCCCAGTCTTCGAGCGGGAGAATCTCCGGCTCCTCACCATCGCCACCACCGGGGACCAGCAGCACGGCCAGGGTCATGTCACGGGTCGAGGCCGGGACGGTAGCCGTCAGCACGCGGTAGCCTGAGTTCTGGTGCTCCTGCTTGGTGGGTGGGGTCGCCGACAGAATGTCAAAGGTGGCATTGGCCGGCTCGACAATGCGTGCGGTCAACTGCTTGCCGTCGTAAATCAGCTGGGCGCTACGCTTATCATTAGAGAGCATGACGGTGGCACTGGTCATCATGCGCCAGACCAGCGGATCTTTACCGGAAGGCTGGACCCACTCGTCCTGCACGAGGACTTGCTGGTCATCGATGAGGGCGATGCCGCGCAGGATTTTCTCGGCGGTACCGGGAAAGACTTCACTCATGTCCACGACCGCAGCGGCGAAGCCGGGCTCGTCGAAAAAGCCGATTACCGGTGCGGTGGCGTCTTCTTTCTGGATCTGGTCACCGGGTCCGGCTGTGTTATGGCTGAGGTTGGTCATGCGGAAGTAGCTCCAACGCTTGCCGCCGGGGACGCGATCCCAGTAGCCGGGCAGGGAATACTTACCCGAGCCCAGATCCACGCCCCAGCGCACGCCCTCGGCCTCCATCACAAATGAACCCAGGTCAAGGTGCGCATGGGCAAAACCGTTGAGCCCGGCCTTCATGGCGACCCAGACGGCATCCGGGTCATCCCAGGAACTGCGAAGGAAGACCAGGTCGGCGACACCACGCTTGTGGACATTGAGGGGAAGTTCTTCGAGAAGGCCGGCCTCTTCCTGTCCATCTCCTTCAGGCATCCAGAGGGGCAGCAAGGCAGCGAAACGGTTAGCAGCACCGACCGGCAGGCTGGCGGAATAACGCCCGAGCGGCTTGGACTGTGCGTCCGCGAGGCGCTCGCGGTAAAGCGAGATGTACTCATCGTAGCCAAAGTGCTTGATCAACCATGCGGCCATGACGCCGCCGCCTGTCTCGGCGTCCTTGGTCGGGCCGCCGTCACCATAGGTATAGGCGACACCGGTGGGGCCGAAGATGTAGCGCAGGTATTCGTTGTTTTTGTCGAAGCCCTCCATCTCGGAGAGGCCAAAGTCGGTGCCGAGCTGATCCTCCATCAGTGCAATGCACAGGGCATTATACATTACGCCATAGCTCATGTAGGTCGGGCTCTCCGGCCAGATGCCGTCGGGACCATAATATTCCATGGCGCGCGGCAGGCTTTTCCTCGCCCCTTCAACGACGAGTTCGAGCATATCGGGCTCCTCATCCTGGAGGGCAAAGGCCGCAGTGAGCAGTCCGCCGTTGCAGACTTGGTTCCAGTTGTTGTGGGCAATGTCGGTGTTACCGACTGCGGACCAGTTCGGGCGCTTTTCCTGACCGGGCATGCCGTAGGCGGCAGGGGCATAGTCGAGGCACTTTTCCATCAGCGCCTGGTGGATGGTTTCACGATCCTCCGGCGAGAGTTCGTTATAAAACCAGTCGTAGCCAAAGCCGACGGCGGTCCCCATCTCAGCTGTGACCAGGAACTGGTAGGGGGCCCAGTCGGTGAATGCGCAGGCGTTCAAGAGCTCTTCACGGGCACGCTCGGCATAGCGTTCGTCGCCGTCGATATGGTAGATCATGCCCCAGGTGAGGATGCGACCAAGCACCGCGCGCGCAATGTTCAGGCGCTGTGCGCGGCTCTCTGCGTCCGAGAGGGGCGGCTCTTTAAGATACTTCTCGGCATTCTCGCGCAGCTTTTCGATCTGTCGGGCGACCAGCGGGTCCGTCTTGGCGAGCTGGCGAATCTCCTCCACGCGCTGGTCAGTCAGCAGCAGGCGAGGGTGCTCACGGTTTTCGACTGGCTGGGCGACTGCAGCGTCCGTGGTGGTGGCAGTCGGAGTTGCCACAGGCGCTGGAGTCGTTTTCGGTGCAGAAGTCGTTTTGGTTTGTGCGGGCTCAGCCTTTACTGAAGCTGAAGCATCATCCTGCGCGTCCTGCGCGGGTTTTGTCTGCTGGGTGCAGGCGCCAAAAGCGAAACTGGCCAGTGCGAGCAGTCCTACTGAAAATACGTGGCGGGTAGAGGTCGGGATGGGCATTTTGATCATGTATCGTTAACGATGAGAAAAGTTATGTTTATGGAGTGGGTGTTGAAATTCGTTAAAAACCCCAGGCGGGGTCGCTAGCGTCTTGGGGTGTGTCTTCTTCGGTCCACTGGGCCATGTGGCCGTCGTGAAACATGACATTGGCGACGCCGCCGTGGTTGTAGCCAAGGTAAGACCATGGGCCGTTTGTATAGCGCAGGCAGCGTGCGGATGGGTTGTCATTTTCAACAAGCATGATGACCTTGCTGGTATCAACGTCGGTCAGCGTACGTCGCGCCCCGTCCAGCCCGAAAGCGATGCCGACGGCGTAGTTGGTTTCCCACCAGCGGTCGGGGTGTAAGGTGTCTTCCAGACTGGGGCAGGAGAGTGTCTTGCACATTTCGTCGGTACCGATGCCATAGGGCCGTTGATCCATAATGCCCATGTAGGGCCGCACGACAACAGTCCAGATATTCGATGCGCTACCGCCTGAGGACGACCAGTTGGGGGGGAGGTAGCCGCCGTTATCTGCCTGGTAGAGCATGATGCCCTGGCCGAGTTGGCGCATATTACTAGCG
This genomic interval from Ruficoccus sp. ZRK36 contains the following:
- a CDS encoding ABC transporter permease, which translates into the protein MNKGFNKAHLLRLRGFLRKEALQIRRDPSSILLALVLPILLLVLLGYGVSLNPVNVPLAWVDDSPSEASRDLRGSFEGNSYYVLTTCASLHEAQQLVETGRVDGIIHLQSDFDRRVARGETAPVQLLLNGVDANRANIVRGYVGATLGVWTQKRASWGTPVAQSGAVVNARLWFNAASESRNFLVPGLIVIIMTVTGTLLTALIIARESERGTLEAILATPLRVYEFLIGKTLPYFVLGMLGFFLSVAGGIFVFGVPLRGSFWLLTLCSSVFLLAALGLGLALSARVRVQFVAAQLSMIIGFLPAFFLSGLIFDLHSTPDFVQALSYLVPARYFVSICQTLFLAGDVWSVVGPALLALSFFGVLFFVLARKNLSLRIKR
- a CDS encoding ABC transporter permease → MKTALRRLWTLILKEFMLILRDPKSRMVVISPPILQFFLFGYAATFDVSHVRYAYLDESRSAASRTLLAAFDGSDAFELTDVLQSPQQFDAMIDARKVALIIHIGQSFERDLAAGRPAQVQIIGDGRNSNVATVAIGYAGEIVEAFNRDPWGASAMPETVRLVDRAWYNSNLLSRWFIVSALAATIGMVIVLLLASLSVAREREFGTFDQLMVAPFRPWEILVGKSVPGIAFGLLDGLLLSLGAIYWFDVPFRGTFMALVPALLVFFVSIVGVGLLISSLSLTMQQGLLGAFTFIMPSVILSGFATPVSNMPEWLQTVTLVNPLRYAVHALRDIFLQGADLPQVWPQIWPMILIACVTLPLAAWMFRNRTE
- a CDS encoding LacI family DNA-binding transcriptional regulator, giving the protein MNPDSNRRPTQMDVARIAKVHRSTVSLALKRHPNIAPETCDRIKKIAEDIGYLPDPMLTALSVYRYKKQDAAFQGTLAWLATTTPQFQWKNFIYKRFYEAARDQARTHGYGIEIFDLGEKGLTASRLGQILRSRNIQGILVCPQPNPHMEIDFPWEHFAAITFGFSLKKPQLHTVAASQYNGAVTVIRKLHAAGHERIGYLAIHDDRMNNNMLAGYLSESFIVNKAIPLPPLHPTDCHPKKIAQWYERYRPTAILGPPDIEERAREAGLPVDELTLACAFLPHRQWDLSGIYEDAEQIGRVAADNLVSMIHQGERGIPTSPRITLVEGKWLENRPLNLRPQEPARKRPARKKPQAVS
- a CDS encoding heparinase II/III family protein, with protein sequence MATPTATTTDAAVAQPVENREHPRLLLTDQRVEEIRQLAKTDPLVARQIEKLRENAEKYLKEPPLSDAESRAQRLNIARAVLGRILTWGMIYHIDGDERYAERAREELLNACAFTDWAPYQFLVTAEMGTAVGFGYDWFYNELSPEDRETIHQALMEKCLDYAPAAYGMPGQEKRPNWSAVGNTDIAHNNWNQVCNGGLLTAAFALQDEEPDMLELVVEGARKSLPRAMEYYGPDGIWPESPTYMSYGVMYNALCIALMEDQLGTDFGLSEMEGFDKNNEYLRYIFGPTGVAYTYGDGGPTKDAETGGGVMAAWLIKHFGYDEYISLYRERLADAQSKPLGRYSASLPVGAANRFAALLPLWMPEGDGQEEAGLLEELPLNVHKRGVADLVFLRSSWDDPDAVWVAMKAGLNGFAHAHLDLGSFVMEAEGVRWGVDLGSGKYSLPGYWDRVPGGKRWSYFRMTNLSHNTAGPGDQIQKEDATAPVIGFFDEPGFAAAVVDMSEVFPGTAEKILRGIALIDDQQVLVQDEWVQPSGKDPLVWRMMTSATVMLSNDKRSAQLIYDGKQLTARIVEPANATFDILSATPPTKQEHQNSGYRVLTATVPASTRDMTLAVLLVPGGGDGEEPEILPLEDWESYTD
- a CDS encoding type II secretion system protein, which encodes MLKRYPTPHTLYRRKQISGFSLIELLAVLAVIATLVAIIIPLTSTIRERASLGKCASNMRQLGQGIMLYQADNGGYLPPNWSSSGGSASNIWTVVVRPYMGIMDQRPYGIGTDEMCKTLSCPSLEDTLHPDRWWETNYAVGIAFGLDGARRTLTDVDTSKVIMLVENDNPSARCLRYTNGPWSYLGYNHGGVANVMFHDGHMAQWTEEDTPQDASDPAWGF
- a CDS encoding ATP-binding cassette domain-containing protein, whose translation is MSEPGKAVLEYRGVTKRFAKDGPPAVDAISLDVLAGRVTGLAGPDGAGKTTLIRLAAGLLVPESGTVSVLGLDAERDPLEIRGKIGYMPQQFGLYQDLTVRENLELYADLQGVDGGLREERFEKLLAMSGLRPYTGRLAGKLSGGMKQKLGLSCSLIKSPGLLLLDEPTVGVDPVSRRELWDIVYQLVNEDGIGVLLATAYLDEVDRCQQVFMLERGQVVDVGPPEHFHRQVAGRVFVLNPAAEINPRTLQSAAMRAEGVIDATIRSGRVRCVLKAEAGRECLETGQTGPLTSEMEEGVPNFEDAFMALARHHEIHIPEADPETQSAANAERKPAIVVKDLVKRFGDFAAVQGINFSVAPGEVFGLLGPNGAGKTTTFRMLCGLMRVSEGEVLIAGRDLRHSPSEARSRLGYMAQQFSLYRQLSVLTNLKFYGQAYGLHGRRLRERIDWALEEFDLKDRRRDDAEDLPGGYRQRLAMATAMLHDPDILFLDEPTSGADPLARREFWLRINGFAQQGVTVLVTTHFMEEAEYCDRMIIMSRGTELAHGRPAEIRELVRSDEHTDPTIEDAFVVLARRAQEEAGE